One part of the Mya arenaria isolate MELC-2E11 chromosome 3, ASM2691426v1 genome encodes these proteins:
- the LOC128228101 gene encoding protein sprouty homolog 2-like: MGSVSNMRPSRYSAPNNLPPVDVAGVITLDQVRLQPRKQNEYVDTPRSPIFSSGKSSSQCGGGSKPLVGNLAPRERVILPNRTPTTQSIIRTQPISTSPPLKKDLPLEVTQQDDAIICSKCGKCRCGACTKDRELPSKWLCGDKFNVSPETVVEYATCLCCVKGMFYHCSKDDQDAEFECVSDPCAGCSRPHCCKRWTCILAMSICLPCMCLYPPAKLALMCCTSCYNKCRKKGCQCKSNSQQKHKTSKFDSQYRGLLIESDRESSSVS, from the coding sequence ATGGGCAGTGTGAGTAATATGAGGCCGTCCCGTTATTCGGCACCTAACAATCTACCTCCCGTGGACGTAGCTGGGGTGATCACCCTCGACCAAGTGCGACTCCAACCTCGAAAACAGAACGAGTACGTTGATACTCCGCGATCCCCGATTTTCTCTTCGGGAAAGTCTTCATCACAATGTGGTGGGGGCTCAAAGCCACTAGTTGGCAACTTGGCTCCGAGAGAGCGTGTAATTTTACCCAATCGGACACCAACTACTCAAAGTATTATAAGAACTCAACCAATTTCGACAAGTCCGCCTTTAAAAAAGGATTTACCATTAGAAGTGACACAGCAGGACGATGCTATAATATGTTCCAAGTGTGGGAAGTGCCGTTGCGGTGCTTGCACCAAGGACCGTGAGTTGCCATCAAAATGGCTGTGCGGAGACAAATTTAATGTGAGTCCTGAAACTGTGGTAGAGTATGCAACATGCTTGTGTTGTGTAAAAGGCATGTTTTACCACTGTTCTAAAGACGATCAGGATGCGGAATTTGAGTGTGTGTCGGACCCCTGTGCAGGCTGTTCACGGCCACACTGCTGCAAGAGATGGACTTGTATATTAGCGATGAGTATATGCCTGCCATGTATGTGCTTATATCCTCCGGCGAAACTTGCGCTAATGTGTTGCACATCCTGCTATAACAAATGCAGAAAGAAAGGTTGTCAGTGCAAGTCGAATAGCCAACAAAAGCACAAGACAAGCAAATTTGATTCGCAATACCGAGGCCTGTTAATAGAGTCAGACAGAGAGAGTTCCTCAGTTTCGTGA
- the LOC128228017 gene encoding cuticle collagen 2C-like: MFNVYNALKSSPGERDYTFKPRGVRLQLQAPGSEATPSRPGKRGYTCKPRGARLHLQAPESETTPSRPGKRGYTFKPRRARLHLQAPGSGATPSSPESETTPSRPGERGYNFKPRGVRLHLQAPGSEATPSSHGERDFTFKTRGGGGEATPSRPGERGYTFKPRGARLHLQAPGS; this comes from the coding sequence ATGTTCAATGTTTACAACGCCTTAAAATCAAGCCCCGGGGAGCGAGACTACACCTTCAAGCCCCGGGGAGTGAGGCTACAACTTCAAGCCCCGGGGAGCGAGGCTACACCTTCAAGGCCCGGGAAGCGGGGCTACACCTGCAAGCCCCGGGGAGCGAGGCTACACCTTCAAGCCCCGGAGAGCGAGACTACACCTTCAAGGCCTGGGAAGCGAGGCTACACCTTCAAGCCCCGGAGAGCGAGGCTACACCTTCAAGCCCCGGGGAGCGGGGCTACACCTTCAAGCCCGGAGAGCGAGACTACACCTTCAAGGCCCGGGGAGCGAGGCTACAACTTCAAGCCCCGGGGAGTGAGGCTACACCTTCAAGCCCCGGGGAGTGAGGCTACACCTTCAAGCCACGGAGAGCGAGACTTCACCTTCAAgacccgggggggggggggcgaggcTACACCTTCAAGGCCCGGGGAGCGAGGCTACACCTTCAAGCCCCGGGGAGCGAGGCTACACCTTCAAGCCCCGGGGAGCTAG
- the LOC128228026 gene encoding uncharacterized protein LOC128228026, translated as MVKTLSKFDEIDGFFTPGGSFSKTFDALSGQALKAVFRLKSCISKYPCISIKHRLDLFDKLIYPVLSYGSEIWGLSNSLQIERIHLRFCKELLGVRLQTQNNFVYCELGRTSLLCKRSINVIRYWLKIVTMDTVKYVKLMYDKLCMHLEENPHFKSWAYNVRQLLQALGFNDVWLSQGVGDINLFLNMFKRRATDNYIQIWQSELRESSRARNYVHVSFFELQPYLCNVNITKYRYALSRLRMSSHMLSIETGRWHKPTATPYNERTCLFCNTLEDEYHFLLECQLYAELREMYIKPYYFKRRNMFKFIELMTSQKAVVNRNLAMYVYKAFELRKTFHMYYE; from the exons ATGGTAAAGACCCTGTCAAAATTTGATGAGATAGACGGAT TTTTCACACCTGGAGGTTCTTTTTCAAAAACCTTTGATGCTTTGTCAGGACAAGCACTTAAGGCGGTTTTTAGGCTTAAAAGTTGTATATCTAAATATCCTTGCATTTCAATCAAGCATAGATTGGATCTTTTCGATAAACTTATTTATCCAGTCTTGAGTTACGGATCGGAAATATGGGGTCTTAGTAACAGTCTTCAAATTGAACGAATACACTTACgtttttgtaaagaattgtTAGGAGTGCGATTACAGacccaaaataattttgtttattgtgaaCTTGGGAGAACCTCATTATTATGTAAAAGGTCGATTAATGTCATAAGATATTGGTTAAAGATTGTAACAATGGACactgtaaaatatgttaaacttaTGTATGATAAACTTTGTATGCACTTAGAGGAAAATCCACATTTCAAGTCCTGGGCATACAATGTAAGACAGTTGTTACAAGCATTAGGTTTTAATGATGTATGGCTTAGTCAAGGTGTTGGTGACATaaatttgtttctaaatatgtttaaaagaaggGCTActgataattatatacaaatttggCAGTCTGAGCTCAGAGAGTCTAGTAGAGCTCGAAATTACGTGCATGTGTCGTTTTTTGAATTACAACCCTATTtgtgtaatgtaaatataacaaaatatagataTGCATTGTCTAGGTTAAGAATGTCAAGTCATATGTTGAGCATCGAAACAGGTAGATGGCATAAACCAACAGCAACACCTTATAATGAAAGAACATGCTTATTTTGTAACACTCTTGAAGACGAATACCACTTTTTACTTGAATGTCAATTGTATGCTGAACTACGAGAAATGTATATCAAACCATATTACTTTAAAAGACggaatatgtttaagtttattgagTTGATGACCTCTCAGAAAGCTGTTGTGAATAGAAATTTAGCGATGTATGTGTATAAAGCGTTTGAATTACGAAAGACGTTTCATATGTATTATGAGTAA